The following are from one region of the Littorina saxatilis isolate snail1 linkage group LG2, US_GU_Lsax_2.0, whole genome shotgun sequence genome:
- the LOC138958263 gene encoding G protein-activated inward rectifier potassium channel 3-like isoform X2, which translates to MQTVLMETSYGPINGPAGALPMAEPDLLENGKTQCNNPSDVVAVRRPSQDSFTEYAARASVRHVTQAFNRRADRHYSKRMRRRLVYKNGEVNITQTNIRKRRRRYLADIFTTLVDIKWRYNLMLFAMAFIVSWLIFALIWWLVCFSHGDLDHIGEDNWKPCVIEIHSFTSALLFSIETQHTIGYGSRHTTEECPEAIVLMMFQSCFGVICQALMTGIVFAKLSRPKKRAETLMFSKSACICKQDGDLCLLLRVGDMRKSQIVEAHIRAVLIKKKITKEGDVLPLYQFDVDLGFDEGRDRLFLVWPVIIVHKIDADSPFWDLSPEDLHREQFELIVVLEGIVESTGMTTQARSSYLPGEVLWGHRFERLVTFQKENGQYQIDFSRFHNTIPVDTPNCSAKELAEMTAAGRVPESTGVYVDDDENTSIASKSERYSSPYVVKRHGAAQTDFDDDDDDFDSLRSKQSTSTDLGSRAESETLL; encoded by the coding sequence ATGCAGACTGTGCTGATGGAGACGAGCTACGGGCCCATCAACGGGCCTGCGGGCGCCCTGCCCATGGCGGAGCCCGACCTGCTGGAGAACGGCAAGACCCAGTGCAACAACCCGTCGGACGTGGTGGCCGTCAGGCGGCCTTCTCAGGACTCTTTCACGGAGTACGCCGCGCGCGCCTCCGTGCGTCACGTGACGCAAGCCTTCAACCGCCGCGCGGACAGACACTACTCCAAGCGCATGCGGCGGCGGTTGGTGTACAAGAACGGCGAGGTGAATATCACACAGACTAACATCCGCAAGCGGCGGCGGCGCTACCTGGCGGACATCTTCACGACCCTGGTGGACATTAAGTGGCGCTATAACCTCATGCTCTTCGCCATGGCCTTCATCGTCAGCTGGCTCATCTTCGCGCTCATCTGGTGGCTCGTCTGCTTCTCGCACGGCGACTTGGACCACATAGGCGAGGACAACTGGAAGCCGTGCGTGATAGAGATCCACTCCTTCACCTCCGCCTTGTTGTTTTCTATAGAGACGCAGCATACCATCGGCTACGGGTCGCGCCACACCACGGAGGAGTGCCCCGAGGCCATCGTGCTGATGATGTTCCAGTCGTGCTTCGGCGTCATCTGCCAGGCCCTCATGACGGGCATCGTGTTCGCCAAACTGTCGCGGCCCAAGAAGCGGGCCGAGACCCTCATGTTCAGCAAGAGCGCCTGCATCTGCAAGCAGGACGGGGACCTGTGCCTCCTGCTGCGGGTGGGCGACATGCGCAAGTCGCAGATCGTGGAGGCGCACATCCGCGCCGTGCTGATCAAGAAGAAGATCACCAAGGAGGGCGACGTGCTGCCGCTCTACCAGTTCGACGTCGACCTGGGCTTCGACGAGGGCCGGGACCGCCTCTTCCTGGTCTGGCCCGTCATCATCGTGCACAAGATCGACGCCGACAGCCCCTTCTGGGACCTGTCCCCCGAGGACCTGCACCGCGAGCAGTTCGAGCTGATCGTGGTGCTGGAGGGCATCGTGGAGAGCACGGGCATGACCACGCAGGCGCGCAGCTCCTACCTGCCCGGGGAGGTGCTGTGGGGGCACCGCTTCGAGCGCCTCGTCACCTTCCAGAAGGAGAACGGACAGTACCAGATCGACTTCTCCCGCTTCCACAACACCATTCCAGTGGATACCCCCAACTGCAGCGCCAAGGAGCTGGCGGAGATGACAGCGGCGGGGAGGGTACCGGAGTCCACGGGGGTGTACGTGGACGACGACGAGAACACGTCCATAGCCTCCAAGTCGGAAAGGTACTCCAGCCCCTATGTTGTCAAGCGTCATGGTGCGGCACAAACTGATtttgacgatgatgacgatgatttTGATTCGTTGAGAAGCAAGCAAAGCACTAGTACTGACTTAGGCTCGCGCGCGGAGTCGGAGACGTTGCTATGA
- the LOC138958263 gene encoding G protein-activated inward rectifier potassium channel 3-like isoform X1 — protein MQTVLMETSYGPINGPAGALPMAEPDLLENGKTQCNNPSDVVAVRRPSQDSFTEYAARASVRHVTQAFNRRADRHYSKRMRRRLVYKNGEVNITQTNIRKRRRRYLADIFTTLVDIKWRYNLMLFAMAFIVSWLIFALIWWLVCFSHGDLDHIGEDNWKPCVIEIHSFTSALLFSIETQHTIGYGSRHTTEECPEAIVLMMFQSCFGVICQALMTGIVFAKLSRPKKRAETLMFSKSACICKQDGDLCLLLRVGDMRKSQIVEAHIRAVLIKKKITKEGDVLPLYQFDVDLGFDEGRDRLFLVWPVIIVHKIDADSPFWDLSPEDLHREQFELIVVLEGIVESTGMTTQARSSYLPGEVLWGHRFERLVTFQKENGQYQIDFSRFHNTIPVDTPNCSAKELAEMTAAGRVPESTGVYVDDDENTSIASKSERSICDSDNDFDDDDDDDVGPSPNRRSSANVGTEWRDFFHVEEYD, from the coding sequence ATGCAGACTGTGCTGATGGAGACGAGCTACGGGCCCATCAACGGGCCTGCGGGCGCCCTGCCCATGGCGGAGCCCGACCTGCTGGAGAACGGCAAGACCCAGTGCAACAACCCGTCGGACGTGGTGGCCGTCAGGCGGCCTTCTCAGGACTCTTTCACGGAGTACGCCGCGCGCGCCTCCGTGCGTCACGTGACGCAAGCCTTCAACCGCCGCGCGGACAGACACTACTCCAAGCGCATGCGGCGGCGGTTGGTGTACAAGAACGGCGAGGTGAATATCACACAGACTAACATCCGCAAGCGGCGGCGGCGCTACCTGGCGGACATCTTCACGACCCTGGTGGACATTAAGTGGCGCTATAACCTCATGCTCTTCGCCATGGCCTTCATCGTCAGCTGGCTCATCTTCGCGCTCATCTGGTGGCTCGTCTGCTTCTCGCACGGCGACTTGGACCACATAGGCGAGGACAACTGGAAGCCGTGCGTGATAGAGATCCACTCCTTCACCTCCGCCTTGTTGTTTTCTATAGAGACGCAGCATACCATCGGCTACGGGTCGCGCCACACCACGGAGGAGTGCCCCGAGGCCATCGTGCTGATGATGTTCCAGTCGTGCTTCGGCGTCATCTGCCAGGCCCTCATGACGGGCATCGTGTTCGCCAAACTGTCGCGGCCCAAGAAGCGGGCCGAGACCCTCATGTTCAGCAAGAGCGCCTGCATCTGCAAGCAGGACGGGGACCTGTGCCTCCTGCTGCGGGTGGGCGACATGCGCAAGTCGCAGATCGTGGAGGCGCACATCCGCGCCGTGCTGATCAAGAAGAAGATCACCAAGGAGGGCGACGTGCTGCCGCTCTACCAGTTCGACGTCGACCTGGGCTTCGACGAGGGCCGGGACCGCCTCTTCCTGGTCTGGCCCGTCATCATCGTGCACAAGATCGACGCCGACAGCCCCTTCTGGGACCTGTCCCCCGAGGACCTGCACCGCGAGCAGTTCGAGCTGATCGTGGTGCTGGAGGGCATCGTGGAGAGCACGGGCATGACCACGCAGGCGCGCAGCTCCTACCTGCCCGGGGAGGTGCTGTGGGGGCACCGCTTCGAGCGCCTCGTCACCTTCCAGAAGGAGAACGGACAGTACCAGATCGACTTCTCCCGCTTCCACAACACCATTCCAGTGGATACCCCCAACTGCAGCGCCAAGGAGCTGGCGGAGATGACAGCGGCGGGGAGGGTACCGGAGTCCACGGGGGTGTACGTGGACGACGACGAGAACACGTCCATAGCCTCCAAGTCGGAAAG